The proteins below come from a single Candidatus Bathyarchaeota archaeon genomic window:
- a CDS encoding DUF373 family protein produces MAKRETQPQTQKRILILCVDRDGDIEAKAAVKTPLLGRGANLDGAVSLALKDPEEPDANAMFEAVRLYDRLDKEKQPDEIFEVATISGTDLGGVSADRKLVGEINKLQEAFGANEVILVSDGFSDEAVLPLVESRVPVSSVRRIVIKHSESIEETAAVFTKYIRLLVDNPRYARIALGLPGILVLIFGVLWGINFYIPGAILWYGIAIVIVVGGFLLLKGFGVDKATRDFYHWAKDYEPPPLPMQISNYTVIAGILCVAVSAYLGIASVNINVAPAANLAGWLAISPVIATYFIKGIMDLLVVGIIIVLLGRCIRLYIDRDSRLLRNVALIVTVAWSRWILESTANVIYSYYTKESTVIGLADPMFANFLFSIIVGILIGVASVLLIYIVNKSSRDFFKQKGEKAEEL; encoded by the coding sequence ATGGCTAAAAGGGAAACGCAGCCCCAGACGCAAAAGCGCATCCTCATTTTATGTGTTGACAGAGATGGCGATATAGAAGCCAAAGCAGCCGTCAAAACGCCGCTTCTTGGCCGAGGCGCCAACCTCGACGGCGCCGTTTCCCTTGCCCTCAAAGACCCCGAGGAACCCGACGCCAACGCCATGTTTGAGGCAGTGCGGCTCTACGACCGCTTAGATAAAGAAAAGCAGCCCGACGAAATCTTTGAGGTGGCAACCATCTCAGGCACCGATTTAGGCGGGGTGAGCGCGGACCGCAAACTCGTCGGGGAAATTAATAAGCTGCAGGAGGCTTTCGGCGCCAACGAGGTCATATTGGTTTCTGATGGCTTCTCGGATGAGGCGGTTTTGCCACTGGTTGAATCCCGCGTGCCCGTTTCTTCGGTGCGTCGCATCGTGATTAAGCACAGTGAATCCATCGAGGAAACTGCTGCAGTCTTCACCAAGTACATTCGGCTGCTGGTAGATAATCCCCGCTATGCCCGCATCGCTTTGGGGTTGCCGGGGATTTTGGTTTTGATTTTCGGTGTGCTTTGGGGCATTAACTTTTACATTCCAGGCGCCATCCTCTGGTACGGCATCGCCATAGTCATCGTGGTCGGTGGGTTTCTGCTGCTCAAAGGCTTTGGCGTCGATAAAGCCACCCGCGACTTCTATCACTGGGCAAAAGACTACGAGCCGCCGCCGCTGCCCATGCAGATATCCAACTACACCGTCATCGCAGGCATCCTCTGTGTCGCTGTCAGCGCTTATCTTGGCATAGCCAGCGTAAACATCAACGTTGCCCCCGCGGCGAATCTTGCAGGTTGGCTCGCCATATCCCCCGTCATCGCTACCTACTTCATCAAAGGCATCATGGATCTTTTGGTAGTGGGCATAATCATTGTATTGCTGGGACGCTGCATTCGGCTCTACATTGACAGGGACTCGCGGCTGCTTCGGAACGTGGCGTTGATTGTGACTGTGGCGTGGTCTAGATGGATTCTTGAAAGCACCGCCAACGTGATTTACTCATATTACACTAAAGAATCCACGGTTATCGGTTTAGCGGACCCGATGTTTGCCAATTTCCTCTTCTCGATCATCGTTGGGATACTCATCGGTGTAGCCTCGGTTTTACTCATCTACATCGTCAACAAATCCTCACGGGATTTCTTTAAACAGAAAGGCGAAAAAGCCGAGGAGCTATAG